A part of Bacillota bacterium genomic DNA contains:
- a CDS encoding DUF6504 family protein, whose product MSEFVGKPVKVSTDAEGARPLAFVCEGRIVAVREVLSEWQDWGFGGTHPAARSWRTRRHRNYFRLLGEDGKVYEIYLDRGGRARKWYLYRVLDGPDQ is encoded by the coding sequence GTGTCTGAGTTCGTGGGCAAGCCGGTCAAGGTATCCACAGACGCTGAGGGTGCAAGGCCGTTAGCTTTTGTATGCGAGGGCCGGATCGTGGCAGTCCGCGAGGTTCTCTCGGAGTGGCAGGACTGGGGCTTCGGAGGGACACACCCCGCTGCCCGGTCCTGGCGCACCCGCAGGCACCGGAACTACTTCAGACTCCTGGGCGAGGACGGAAAGGTGTACGAGATCTACCTGGATCGGGGCGGCAGGGCCAGGAAGTGGTACCTGTACCGGGTCCTCGACGGGCCGGATCAGTGA
- a CDS encoding FprA family A-type flavoprotein, with translation MKARPIREGICWVGAVDWDRRLFDSLIPLPDGTSYNAYLVRGQDKTVLLDAVDPTMAHELMSKLEETERVDYVVAHHGEQDHSGCIPLVLDKFPGAVVVASPKAKTFLIDLLHIPEDRFMTVEDGATLDLGGRTITFIHTPWVHWPETMVSYLQPDGILFSCDFFGSHLATSDLYVANEARVYEAAKRYFAEIMMPFANVIQKNLEKLAPYDVKMIAPSHGPIYERPSFIVDAYREWTSGPPANLVAVAYVTMHGSTKVMVERLVEALSLRGVGVQQYELTGTDIGKLAISLVDAATVVIGTPTVLAGAHPLAVNAAFLANALRPRVRFVSVLNSQSWGGKAVEQIASTITNLKAEILEPVICRGLPRQADLEAVDRLADSIAGKHRSLGLL, from the coding sequence ATGAAGGCTAGGCCGATTCGCGAAGGCATCTGCTGGGTGGGCGCCGTCGACTGGGACAGACGGCTTTTCGACTCCCTGATTCCGCTTCCTGATGGGACAAGCTACAACGCATACCTCGTCCGGGGGCAAGACAAGACCGTGCTCCTGGATGCGGTCGACCCCACCATGGCACACGAGCTAATGTCGAAACTCGAGGAGACCGAGCGGGTGGACTACGTCGTGGCTCACCATGGTGAGCAGGACCACTCCGGATGCATACCCTTGGTGCTCGACAAGTTCCCCGGGGCAGTTGTCGTCGCATCACCCAAGGCGAAGACGTTCCTCATCGACCTTCTGCACATACCGGAGGATCGGTTCATGACAGTAGAGGATGGGGCCACGCTCGACCTGGGAGGGCGGACTATCACTTTCATCCACACTCCATGGGTCCACTGGCCCGAGACAATGGTGAGCTACCTCCAGCCTGATGGGATTCTGTTCTCCTGTGACTTCTTCGGGTCCCACTTGGCCACGAGTGATCTCTATGTCGCGAACGAGGCCAGGGTATACGAGGCCGCGAAGCGTTACTTCGCAGAGATCATGATGCCTTTCGCGAACGTGATCCAAAAGAACCTTGAGAAGCTTGCGCCTTACGACGTGAAGATGATCGCCCCGAGCCACGGCCCGATCTACGAGCGGCCGTCGTTCATCGTCGACGCATATAGGGAGTGGACTTCGGGACCGCCTGCAAACCTGGTGGCCGTTGCCTACGTGACTATGCACGGCAGCACCAAAGTCATGGTGGAGAGGCTCGTTGAGGCGCTCAGCCTTCGCGGTGTCGGGGTGCAGCAGTATGAGCTGACAGGGACGGACATCGGCAAGCTCGCCATATCCCTGGTTGACGCGGCGACAGTGGTGATAGGCACACCCACGGTGCTGGCTGGGGCGCACCCGCTTGCGGTCAACGCGGCCTTCCTGGCCAATGCACTCAGGCCGAGAGTGAGGTTCGTGTCTGTGTTGAACTCCCAGAGCTGGGGCGGGAAAGCGGTAGAACAGATCGCATCGACGATTACGAACCTCAAGGCCGAGATCTTGGAACCCGTCATATGCCGGGGGTTGCCTCGACAGGCTGACCTTGAGGCTGTCGATCGCCTTGCCGATAGTATCGCGGGCAAGCACAGAAGCCTGGGTCTTCTGTAG